actgtaacagcctgctcatcagtactggactactgtaacagcctgctcatcagtactggactactgtaacagcctgctcatcagtactggactactgtaacagcctgctcatcagtactggactactgtaacagcctgctcatcagtactggactactgtaacagcctgctcatcagtactggactactgtaacagcctgctcatcagtatctgctactgtaacagcctgctcatcagtactggactactgtaacagcctgctcatcggtactggactactgtaacagcctgctcatcagtactggactactgtaacagcctgctcatcagtactggactactgtaacagcctgctcatcagtactggactactgtaacagcctgctcatcagtatcaactactgtaacagcctgctcatcagtatcaactactgtaacagcctgctcatcagtatcaactactgtaacagcctgctcatcagtatctactactgtaacagcctgctcatcagtactggactactgtaacagcctgctcatcagtactggactactgtaacagcctgctcatcagtactggactactgtaacagcctgctcatcagtactggactgaCCTGTCAGGATTGTCTGAAACGCCGTCTCCACGTTAGTTGAATCCAGCGCTGACGTCTCCAGGAAGGACAGACCGTTCTTCTctggggaggaagaggaagttagacggtgacctctgacccctgaccccccctGCAGGTCACAtccatgtctcctcctcctcccaccgAGCTGCCaaacgtcaacgtcgccgccatattggatgttcaagactgtaaactaatacaagtaaatggacttattttcataaagcatctttctacaaagaaatgtacgttttacgtctcatttattcattcacacattcacctttttcctctttttatctcttttttacttttttcccctcttttttctctttttttctatttttacctttttccttcttttatttatttcctatttttttccttttttcctcttttttcctctttttttctccttttttcctattttttcttctttttctcttttttccttattttcataaagcgtctttctacaaataaatgtacgttttacgtctcatttattcattcacacatgcacttttttcgtccttttttcttttttattcctctttttttcctccttttttcccctcttttttctctcttttcttcatctttttttcctctttgttcctcttttttaattttttcctcttttcttttttctttttttccctcttttttcaattttttcctttttttcaactttttcctatttttctcctattttttctctttttttcctcttttttccttattttcataaagcgtctttctacaaagaaatgtacgttttacgtctcatttattcattcacacacacacttttcgtccttttttcttttttattcctattttttcctccttttttcccctcttttttctgctttttttctcttttcttcatctttttttcctcttttttaatttttttcctcttttccgtatttttttaattttttttccttttttcaactttttcctatttttctcctattttttctctttttttcctccttttttcatatttttttcctctttttttctccttttttcatatttttttcctctttttttctccttttttcatatttttttcctctttttttctccttttttctccttttttcatatttttctcttttttccttattttcataaagcgcttttctacaaagaaatgtacgttttacgtctcatttattcattcacacacgcactaatatacttggaaacagttaggaccaaatataatatatttaattttcccaGATGGTAAatataagaactttattgatcccacataggagtaattcatgttctatcaGCTATAGACAACAAAACTAtttatatccccctcacaaaaacaagaacgttatttttgtctgaaaaatggttccaataggttattttgttataaaataagaacaatccaaggcactcttcttcaaatataagatgattttttaaaatcttctacatgaaatagccatttcaaataaaggctttttataatTGAAGAAGAGTGTCTTGGattcttcttattttttgacatccttttttccaccaaagagcaccttcgtTACATGACTTATGTTATTTTGAtacttaaaacattttaaatatgttttgttgatgagaaaatatgtttctctatttttcttatttttgtgagaaaaatttggaaaaaagaggaaaaaaagagaaaaaaagaggaaaaaatgacgtgtgtgaatgaataaatgagacttaaaacgtacatttctttgtagaaagatgctttatgaaaatgaggaaaaatgaggagaaaaagaggaaaaaattagaaaaaaaggaaaaaagggaggaaaaaaattgaaagaatgagggaaaaaagaggaaagaggaaaaaattatgtgtgtgaatgaataaatgagacgtaaaacgtacatttctttgtagaaagatgctttatgaaaataagtccatttacttgtattagtttacagtcttgaacatccaacatggcggcgacgctgacgtacggctcagcactGGATGGGAGGATACGTTTATATGTCTGTGCAGGACGGCTAACCCCTTGACCCCCTGACCCCcccgtgacctctgacccccccgtGAACCCCGTGACCCCCGGCCCCCgtgacccccccgccccccgtgacctctgacctgcgaAGGCGCGGGCCTCGTCGGCGGGCACCGCCCTCAGGTGCCGCAGGTCGCTCTTGTTTCCCACCAGCATGATGACGATGTTTCCGTCGGCGTGATCtcgcagctccttcagccagcgCTCCACGTTCTCGTAGGTCAGGTGCTTCGCGATGTCGTAGACCAGCAGGGCCCCCACCGCGCCGCGGTAGTAGCTAAGAAGAGACACAGCCGTTAGCAGGGCCCGCGCCGCGGTAGTAGCTAACGAAGAAACACAGCCGTTAGCAGGGCCCCCACCGCGCCGCGGTAGTAGCTAAGAAGAGACACAGCTGTTAGCAGGGCCCCCACCGCGCCGCGGTAGTAGCTAAGAAGAGACACAGCCGTTAGCAGGGCCCCCACCGCGCCGCGGTAGTAGCTAGCGAAAAGACACAGCCGTTAGCAGGGCGCGGTAGCGGTAGCGGCTACTCACGCGGAGGTGATAGCGCGGTAGCGCTCCTGTCCCGCCGTGTCCCAGATCTGGGCCTTCACCGTCCTCCCGTCCACCGCTATGCTACGTGTAGCGAACTCCACGCCGATCGTGCTCTTGCTCTCCAGGTTGAACTCGTTCCTCGTGAAGCGAGACAGAAGGTTGGACTTCCCCACGCCGGAGTCCCCGATGAGGACGACTGGGGACAGAGAGACATGTTAGCTAGCTGTTCCCCACGCCGGAGTCCCCGATGAGGACGACTGGGGACAGAGAGACATGTTAGCTAGCTGTTCCCCACGCCGGAGTCCCCGATGAGGACGACTGGGGACAGACAGAGACATGTTAGCTAGCTCGTCCCCACGCCGGAGTCCCCGATGAGGACGACTGGGGACAGACAGAGACATGTTAGCTAGCTCGTCCCCACGCCGGAGTCCCCGATGAGGACGACTGGGGACAGACAGACATGTTAGCTAGCTGTTCCCCACGCTGGAGTCCCCGATGAGGACGACTGGAGACAGAGACATGTTAGCTAGCTCGTCCCCACGCCGGAGTCCCCGATGAGGACGACTGGGGACAGACAGAGACATGTTAGCTAGCTCCTTCCCACGCCGGAGTCCCCGATGAGGACGACTGGGGACAGAGAGAGACATGTTAGCTAGCTGTTCCCCACGCCGGAGTCCCCGATGAGGACGACTGGGGACAGAGAGACATGTTAGCTAGCTGTTCCCCACGCCGGAGTCCCCGATGAGGACGACTGGGGACAGACAGAGACATGTTAGCTAGCTGTTCCCCACGCCGGAGTCCCCGATGAGGACGACTGGGGACAGACAGAGACATGTTAGCTAGCTCCTTCCCACGCCGGAGTCCCCGATGAGGACGACTGGGGACAGACAGAGACATGTTAGCTAGCTGTTCCCCACGCCGGAGTCCCCGATGAGGACGACTGGGGACAGACAGAGACATGTTAGCTAGCTGTTCCCCACGCCGGAGTCCCCGATGAGGACGACTGGGGGACAGAcattttatcaccatggttacagtagAACTAGATAATGATGAGGACGACTGGGGACACGGGGACAGAGACATGTGTGGTAAATATTAGGTGAGAATTTTAATATTTCCATTTATTTCAGACACTTTTCTTCTGCAATTCAAACAAACAATGAAGGTGAATTTTGGAACTGAATAAATATGTTACAGTATATTTATCTCTGTAAACTTACAAACCCAAttccaaaaaagttgggacactgtacaaattgtgaataaaaatagaatgcaGTTATGTGGAAGTTTCAAATTTCAATATTGTATTCAGAATACAACATAGATGACACACCAAATGTTCAAACTGAGGAAATGAATAATTTTAaggttaaaatatgttgtttttcaatTTCATGGCATCAACACATCTCAGAAAAGTTGGGACAGGAAGCAATAAGAGGCTGGGAAAGTTAAATGTACATATagtttatgtatgtatatatatatatatatatatatatatatatatatatatatacatatatatatatatatatatatattagagttgtcccgatccgatcacgtgattgcagactcgatccggactcggacgttatgggccgatcaggaatcggatatatatatatatatatatatatatatatatatatatatatatatatatatatatcagggtttctgttgtccggtaattgccggactttgtccggtaaaatatgccgaagtccggtattttataatctctccggtcaaaatgtctggtgaaaatactcactggcgccgacatccgcgtgtgcgttgatttatggttccgcgtcgcaccgacgcagagcctacagcgtagggttcgcggcgacgcgcacccttcGCCAGACCCTACgttgaaggctctgcgttggtgtgacgcgggaccataaatcaacgcacacgtggagtagtgggctcggagcggcagccatgcACCGCATGCGCGgagagcacgcctgtttgttttgaagctgaagcagccctatgctatcatgtctgttgtgtggaaTTACTTCAGAGTGAACGAGGAGAACAATGCTGTCGCAAACTGTAAGATTTGTCAAATGGGGATTTCGAGGGGTGGCAAGGACAAAGCTGCTTTTAACACCACAAACAAAGTTGTTCTACTTCTAAtgtgaagacattttttttatactgacttaagaatgttcaagctgcctacctcctatgtgctcagtttacagtacacatgttaaaatataataaaagggtcatcctgcataattttcttttctcttcttcattttttattgttttataaaagtatcggatcaggactcggtatcggcaagtcctcaaaatcaaaggactcggactcgggggcaaaaaaacctgatcgggacatccctaatatatacacatatatatatatatatatatatatatatatatatatatatatatatatatatgtgtgtgtgtgtgacagcagggaggactcgggcttcacctccagttgggaattgggaattaaaagttgcgttccgtattgaaccaatacggacatttatcattatgctcttatttattgacgTCATAATAAACAGGTGAAGGTctgaacatttgaatatattgcaaaacttaattcgtagtaaattcaacttaaggtgaaacaaatatattatttcccacttcattcaaagtgagatatttcaagcctttattttttataattttggtgatgatggctcacagtttatgaaaaccccaaataaaaaatctcaaaaaatgtgattttatgaaatcaataaacaattccatcatcaaaattataacaaataaaggtttaacatatcttgctttgaatgtacagtaataagactaggttatatattagtttcaccttttaagttgaattattgaaataaattaacttttacaccatattctagttgaattattgaaataaattaatgattttctgtctgtacagtcatgcaggtTCAAAGCTAtttaagcactttaaactttaaatcaaagcattttgttttttcatataaaataaacacatttttatgcagtctagaagttttggggcttgtTTTGGCTCCTGTGCTGCAGAAATCAGGGGTCTCTTAT
This genomic interval from Cololabis saira isolate AMF1-May2022 chromosome 2, fColSai1.1, whole genome shotgun sequence contains the following:
- the LOC133418588 gene encoding ras-related protein Rab-11A, which codes for MGARDDEYDYLFKVVLIGDSGVGKSNLLSRFTRNEFNLESKSTIGVEFATRSIAVDGRTVKAQIWDTAGQERYRAITSAYYRGAVGALLVYDIAKHLTYENVERWLKELRDHADGNIVIMLVGNKSDLRHLRAVPADEARAFAEKNGLSFLETSALDSTNVETAFQTILTEIYRIVSQKQMSERQDGESPSNNVVNIQVQPTENKPKMQCCQNI